The genomic stretch CTCGCTGGCAGACGGCTGAAAAGTTCGTCGGTGCCCGCCATTTGCGGAACCGCTTTCGGGGAAACGAAACTGCCGGCTTCAATATTTCTCAGCCCGGCACCCACAAGCGCCTCGATCAACTGCGCCCTGGCGTCCACACTCAATGTCTTGCCCTGGCTCTGTAAGCCGTCGCGGGGTCCGACGTCGTTGACACGCACCTTCATGGCTGCCTCCTTATCCGATGGCCTGCATGGCTTTGAGTTCTGCAATCCGCTCATCGCTATAGCCCAGGGACTTCAGGACATCCTCGGTGTGCTGGCCCAGCAGGGGCGGCGCGGTGTAGGAATCTGAAGAGTCGACGCTGAGCTTGATCGGGTTGCCCGGCGCCTTGACGGTGCCACCATCGAACTGGGGAATATCCACCACCATGTTGCGGAACAACACTTGGGGGTCGCTAAGGGCATCGGAGAACTTGTTGACCGGAGCACACGGAATGCGGGCGCTGGAGAGCAGCTCCACCCAGTGTTCGGTGGTGTTGGTCTTGAGCAGATCGGTAAGGATGCCGTTGATCTTGTGTTTGTCGGCAAATCGCCCGGGCTGAGTTTTGTAGGCTGGATCCCGCAGCTCATCAATGCCCAAAAGCTCCACCAAGTTGTCCCAGAAGCTGTCGAAGATCACCGCAATAATTACGAAGCCGTTGCTGGTGCGGAAGGCATCGTAGGGCACATGGACAAAATGACCGTTCCCGATCGGAGACGGATTATCGCCGCTGAGGAAATACATTGTTGCCATGTAGTTGAGCATGCTGATCTGGCAGTCGAGCATGGAAATGTCCACATGCTGTCCGTAGCCGTTGACCGCGCGGGAATGTAAGGCCGCCAGGACCCCCATCACCGCAAACATGCCTCCACCAAGGTCGCCAATGGGTATACCAGCCCGGGCCGGATGTTCAGCATCATGTCCGGTGATCGACATGCCGCCACCAATACCCTGGACCACCTGATCAAATGCCGGGCGCTTGAAATTGGGCCCGGCCTGCCCGAATCCAGTTACCGAACAGGTAATGATGCGAGGATTCACCCTCGATAGATGCTCGTGATCAATCTTGAGCTTCGCTGGCACGCCGGCGGAGAAGTTATCAAGCACGATGTCGGCGTCTTTGACCAAATCATAGAAGGTCTGTAGACCAGCCTCGGACTTCAGATCAATGCAGACACTCTTCTTGTTGCGATTGAGGGTAATGAAGTAGGCGCCGTGACCGTTGTAGGAATTGCGGGGATCCTTGGCAAGTAATGAGCGGGTGCCTTCGCCTTTCAGGGGCTCTACCTTGATGGATTCTGCTCCCATGTCGGCCAGCAGCATTCCTGCGTAAGGGCCGGACAGCATATGGGTCAGATCGATTATCCGGACGCCTTCCAGTGGTTTAGTCATAGTCAGTCAGCACACGGTTGTTGGATTGATGTTGTTGTTCATCAACAGGACGAACCTTTTACATCCACCATCGCAAAGCCGGTGCCAACTCTTGATAGACACAAAGAGAATCTTTCAAGCTGTTGAAAATTAGGTATTATTTCGTAGGTAGAAACACGTAACGGAGGGTTATCGGATGAAGAAAAACCATTTCATTTTGAAATCCTTTAATTCAAAGTGAAATGGTTTGGGGCTTG from Marinobacter adhaerens HP15 encodes the following:
- a CDS encoding CaiB/BaiF CoA transferase family protein, with the translated sequence MTKPLEGVRIIDLTHMLSGPYAGMLLADMGAESIKVEPLKGEGTRSLLAKDPRNSYNGHGAYFITLNRNKKSVCIDLKSEAGLQTFYDLVKDADIVLDNFSAGVPAKLKIDHEHLSRVNPRIITCSVTGFGQAGPNFKRPAFDQVVQGIGGGMSITGHDAEHPARAGIPIGDLGGGMFAVMGVLAALHSRAVNGYGQHVDISMLDCQISMLNYMATMYFLSGDNPSPIGNGHFVHVPYDAFRTSNGFVIIAVIFDSFWDNLVELLGIDELRDPAYKTQPGRFADKHKINGILTDLLKTNTTEHWVELLSSARIPCAPVNKFSDALSDPQVLFRNMVVDIPQFDGGTVKAPGNPIKLSVDSSDSYTAPPLLGQHTEDVLKSLGYSDERIAELKAMQAIG